Proteins from a single region of Candidatus Aenigmatarchaeota archaeon:
- a CDS encoding cation:proton antiporter has protein sequence MDIAVFFAIAALIIILGFLGELVFKKTNVPDVLWLMIFGILIGHFFGFYQTDLIADIASIFTTFALIFILFEGGLNLKIHEVFEGMFGGSLLAIVTFIFSVVSVTVVAVYFGFGLAQGVLLGMILGGTSSAVVVPIVKRLTISKQASSSLVLESAITDVLCIVAVLATIEIYGIGFANLDTGLLLNSVLSKFLLAFFIGGVGGYLWLHVLNKMSGHTKSYMITIAFLLLIYSFTEYLKSSGAMACLALGVILGNSERLMKLGSNGETQTRTSIREAERFFYSEISFLVKSFFFVYLGLLMNFSSVEPYLIAGVIVLGLYLMRPISTLVAGKNFTPEDRAVVDSLVPKGLAPAILAGIPLKAGIPGTESFVSIVLACILISILLSTVLVFLAERKKYWGISNYLLGRVAKRKALDFKGAPDKEPTTTPYSEKPPKKSK, from the coding sequence ATGGACATAGCCGTCTTTTTTGCAATAGCTGCGCTAATAATCATCCTTGGTTTTCTCGGCGAGCTGGTGTTCAAAAAGACCAATGTCCCCGACGTCTTGTGGCTCATGATTTTTGGCATACTTATCGGCCACTTTTTTGGATTTTACCAAACGGACCTTATTGCCGATATCGCCTCAATTTTCACCACCTTTGCTCTTATATTCATACTTTTCGAGGGCGGGCTTAACCTTAAAATCCATGAGGTTTTTGAAGGCATGTTTGGCGGCTCCCTTCTAGCAATTGTAACCTTTATCTTTAGCGTTGTTTCCGTAACCGTGGTTGCGGTTTATTTTGGGTTTGGCCTCGCTCAGGGAGTTCTTTTGGGTATGATTCTGGGAGGCACATCTTCTGCGGTGGTTGTGCCCATCGTAAAGCGATTAACCATTTCTAAGCAGGCCTCTTCTTCCCTGGTGCTTGAGTCGGCGATTACCGATGTTCTCTGCATTGTTGCGGTTTTGGCGACAATTGAGATTTACGGAATTGGCTTTGCCAATCTCGATACGGGGCTTCTTTTGAACAGCGTCCTGAGCAAGTTCCTTCTGGCTTTCTTTATCGGAGGCGTCGGTGGCTATCTATGGCTCCATGTTCTTAACAAGATGTCCGGGCACACCAAATCCTATATGATAACGATTGCCTTTTTGCTGCTAATCTATTCCTTTACCGAGTACCTGAAAAGCAGCGGCGCAATGGCATGCCTTGCCCTGGGCGTGATTCTGGGAAACTCCGAGCGGCTAATGAAGCTAGGAAGCAACGGCGAAACCCAGACAAGGACATCGATAAGAGAGGCAGAGAGGTTTTTTTACTCGGAAATCTCATTCCTTGTAAAGTCCTTCTTCTTTGTTTACCTGGGGCTTCTTATGAACTTTTCAAGTGTGGAGCCGTACCTTATCGCAGGAGTTATAGTTTTGGGTCTGTACCTGATGAGGCCGATTTCAACCCTTGTCGCAGGAAAGAACTTCACTCCCGAAGACCGGGCGGTAGTCGACAGCTTGGTTCCAAAAGGCCTTGCCCCCGCCATTCTTGCCGGGATACCTCTGAAAGCTGGCATTCCCGGAACGGAGTCCTTTGTCAGCATAGTCCTTGCCTGCATACTCATATCTATACTGCTTAGCACAGTGCTTGTGTTCCTTGCTGAAAGGAAGAAATACTGGGGAATCAGCAATTACCTTCTTGGAAGGGTCGCCAAAAGAAAGGCGCTTGACTTCAAGGGTGCGCCTGATAAAGAGCCCACCACAACACCTTACTCAGAAAAGCCCCCCAAGAAATCCAAATAG
- a CDS encoding HAD-IA family hydrolase: MIKAIIFDLFGTLTCGGCDPEKEIIRVFALREDYNFVEKVVSGAKFGGMDAYLSNIINQLNLPDNPETRKALEDIFEQDVTKEKINPEMVALVKALKSKDLKLGLLSDMPNPIYDLVGKANLCALFDEILYSYSTGLSKPDLRFFGMMVSKLGVKNEEIIMVGDSLRRDISPARELGMKPILFQSADQLRKELASFSISVD; the protein is encoded by the coding sequence ATGATAAAGGCAATCATATTTGATTTGTTTGGGACACTGACCTGTGGGGGCTGTGACCCTGAAAAGGAGATCATCAGAGTGTTTGCCCTTAGGGAGGACTATAACTTTGTGGAGAAGGTTGTATCCGGAGCCAAATTTGGGGGCATGGACGCGTATTTAAGCAATATCATTAATCAATTGAATCTCCCGGATAATCCGGAAACAAGAAAAGCCTTGGAGGATATTTTCGAGCAGGATGTTACCAAGGAAAAAATAAACCCCGAGATGGTGGCTTTGGTAAAGGCCTTAAAATCAAAAGACCTCAAATTAGGGCTTCTCTCGGATATGCCAAACCCCATCTATGACCTGGTAGGAAAGGCCAATTTGTGCGCTCTTTTTGACGAAATATTATACTCTTACAGTACGGGATTATCCAAGCCGGACCTAAGATTCTTTGGTATGATGGTTTCCAAGCTTGGCGTGAAAAACGAAGAGATAATCATGGTTGGCGATTCCCTAAGGAGAGATATCAGTCCTGCAAGAGAGCTTGGCATGAAGCCGATTCTTTTCCAAAGTGCGGATCAATTGAGAAAAGAACTGGCATCTTTTTCAATAAGCGTAGATTAA